The Pan troglodytes isolate AG18354 chromosome 1, NHGRI_mPanTro3-v2.0_pri, whole genome shotgun sequence genome includes a region encoding these proteins:
- the YTHDF2 gene encoding YTH domain-containing family protein 2 produces MSASSLLEQRPKGQGNKVQNGSVHQKDGLNDDDFEPYLSPQARPNNAYTAMSDSYLPSYYSPSIGFSYSLGEAAWSTGGDTAMPYLTSYGQLSNGEPHFLPDAMFGQPGALGSTPFLGQHGFNFFPSGIDFSAWGNNSSQGQSTQSSGYSSNYAYAPSSLGGAMIDGQSAFANETLNKAPGMNTIDQGMAALKLGSTEVASNVPKVVGSAVGSGSITSNIVASNSLPPATIAPPKPASWADIASKPAKQQPKLKTKNGIAGSSLPPPPIKHNMDIGTWDNKGPVAKAPSQALVQNIGQPTQGSPQPVGQQANNSPPVAQASVGQQTQPLPPPPPQPAQLSVQQQAAQPTRWVAPRNRGSGFGHNGVDGNGVGQSQAGSGSTPSEPHPVLEKLRSINNYNPKDFDWNLKHGRVFIIKSYSEDDIHRSIKYNIWCSTEHGNKRLDAAYRSMNGKGPVYLLFSVNGSGHFCGVAEMKSAVDYNTCAGVWSQDKWKGRFDVRWIFVKDVPNSQLRHIRLENNENKPVTNSRDTQEVPLEKAKQVLKIIASYKHTTSIFDDFSHYEKRQEEEESVKKERQGRGK; encoded by the exons ATGTCGGCCAGCAGCCTCTTGGAGCAG AGACCAAAAGGTCAAGGAAACAAAG tacaAAATGGATCTGTACATCAAAAGGATGGATTAAACGATGATGATTTTGAACCTTACTTGAGTCCACAGGCAAGGCCC aaTAATGCATATACTGCCATGTCAGATTCCTACTTACCCAGTTACTACAGTCCCTCCATTGGCTTCTCCTATTCTTTGGGTGAAGCTGCTTGGTCTACGGGGGGTGACACAGCCATGCCCTACTTAACTTCTTATGGACAGCTGAGCAACGGAGAGCCCCACTTCCTACCAGATGCAATGTTTGGGCAACCAGGAGCCCTAGGTAGCACTCCATTTCTTGGTCAGCatggttttaatttctttcccAGTGGGATTGACTTCTCAGCATGGGGAAATAACAGTTCTCAGGGACAGTCTACTCAGAGCTCTGGATATAGTAGCAATTATGCTTATGCACCTAGCTCCTTAGGTGGAGCCATGATTGATGGACAGTCAGCTTTTGCCAATGAGACCCTCAATAAGGCTCCTGGCATGAATACTATAGACCAAGGGATGGCAGCACTGAAGTTGGGTAGCACAGAAGTTGCAAGCAATGTTCCAAAAGTTGTAGGTTCTGCTGTTGGTAGCGGGTCCATTACTAGTAACATCGTGGCTTCCAATAGTTTGCCTCCAGCCACCATTGCTCCTCCAAAACCAGCATCTTGGGCTGATATTGCTAGCAAGCCTGCAAAACAGCAACCTAAACTGAAGACCAAGAATGGCATTGCAGGGTCAAGTCTTCCGCCACCCCCGATAAAGCATAACATGGATATTGGAACTTGGGATAACAAGGGTCCTGTTGCAAAAGCCCCCTCACAGGCTTTGGTTCAGAATATAGGTCAGCCAACCCAGGGGTCTCCTCAGCCTGTAGGTCAGCAGGCTAACAATAGCCCACCAGTGGCTCAGGCATCAGTAGGGCAACAGACACAGCCAttgcctccacctccaccacagcCTGCCCAGCTTTCAGTCCAGCAACAGGCAGCTCAGCCAACCCGCTGGGTAGCACCTCGGAACCGTGGCAGTGGGTTCGGTCATAATGGGGTGGATGGTAATGGAGTAGGACAGTCTCAGGCTGGTTCTGGATCTACTCCTTCAGAACCCCACCCAGTGTTGGAGAAGCTTCGGTCCATTAATAACTATAACCCCAAAGATTTTGACTGGAATCTGAAACATGGCCGGGTTTTCATCATTAAGAGCTACTCTGAGGACGATATTCACCGTTCCATTAAGTATAATATTTGGTGCAGCACAGAGCATGGTAACAAGAGACTGGATGCTGCTTATCGTTCCATGAACGGGAAAGGCCCCGTTTACTTACTTTTCAGTGTCAACGGCAGTGGACACTTCTGTGGCGTGGCAGAAATGAAATCTGCTGTGGACTACAAcacatgtgcaggtgtgtggTCCCAGGACAAATGGAAGGGTCGTTTTGATGTCAGGTGGATTTTTGTGAAGGACGTTCCCAATAGCCAACTGCGACACATTCGCCTAGAGAACAACGAGAATAAACCAGTGACCAACTCTAGGGACACTCAGGAAGTGCCTCTGGAAAAGGCTAAGCAGGTGTTGAAAATTATAGCCAGCTACAAGCACACCACTTCCATTTTTGATGACTTCTCACACTATGAGAAACgccaagaggaagaagaaagtgtTAAAAAG